One Desulfovibrio sp. genomic window carries:
- a CDS encoding MoaD/ThiS family protein, whose protein sequence is MNITVKCFATLNSFQPENEEHFPLHAGETVEALIERLGMAPDMVAVLFVNGVHAARDRVLSDGDRVSLFPAVGGG, encoded by the coding sequence ATGAATATAACCGTAAAATGCTTTGCCACCCTGAACTCGTTTCAACCGGAAAACGAGGAGCATTTCCCGCTGCACGCCGGCGAAACAGTCGAAGCCCTCATTGAACGCCTGGGCATGGCCCCGGACATGGTGGCGGTGCTGTTCGTCAACGGGGTTCACGCCGCAAGGGACAGGGTTCTATCCGATGGAGACCGGGTCAGCCTGTTTCCCGCCGTAGGCGGCGGGTGA
- a CDS encoding 4Fe-4S dicluster domain-containing protein, with amino-acid sequence MKKIYPNKEVCIGCHLCEVACLTAHSKTKDTILAHNVEKVQEGLAPRRGVLQEGAVCVALSCRHCEEPMCVAACISGALTKNPETGRCEYNEEQCVGCWSCLMACPFGSIRRHPLKEKIVKCDMCAGRDTPACVEACPNAGLVFEDRGKD; translated from the coding sequence ATGAAGAAGATATACCCCAATAAGGAAGTCTGCATCGGGTGCCACCTGTGCGAGGTGGCTTGCCTGACGGCCCACTCCAAGACCAAGGACACCATCCTGGCCCACAATGTGGAGAAGGTTCAGGAAGGCCTGGCCCCCCGTCGCGGCGTGCTCCAGGAAGGCGCGGTGTGCGTGGCCCTTTCCTGCCGCCACTGCGAGGAGCCCATGTGCGTGGCCGCCTGCATCTCCGGAGCGCTCACCAAGAACCCGGAGACCGGCCGCTGCGAATACAACGAAGAGCAGTGCGTGGGCTGCTGGTCCTGCCTGATGGCCTGCCCCTTCGGCTCCATCCGCAGGCACCCGCTCAAGGAAAAGATCGTCAAGTGCGACATGTGCGCGGGCCGCGACACGCCCGCCTGCGTGGAAGCCTGCCCCAACGCTGGCCTGGTCTTCGAAGATCGCGGCAAGGACTAA
- a CDS encoding 4Fe-4S dicluster domain-containing protein translates to MAFAPINKNYHDFHVVRDKDACINCQVCVRQCSYGVHYWDEARQCVRHDNTKCIGCHRCEALCPTQALLIQEKPSAFKPNALWRPVFIKNIYKQADTGGVLLAGMGSPVDIPVYWDKLLLDASQVTNPSIDPLREPMELRTFLGAKPTRLEFEETADGPKLKTELKPNIKLDIPIMFSAMSFGSINFNLHIAMARAATEVGTYYNTGEGGLHESLYKYGKNTIVQVASGRFGVHRDYLNAGAAIEIKIGQGAKPGIGGHLPGEKITARVSETRMVPLGSDAISPAPHHDIYSIEDLHQLIYALKEASDYKVPVSVKIAAVHNVAAIASGIVRAGADIVAIDGIRGGTGAAPAMIRDNVGIPIELALASVDQRLRDEGIRNDASIVIAGGTRCSADVVKAIALGADAVYIATAALLAVGCTLCARCYTGKCPWGIATNDLYLAKRQNPDIAAKKMANLMKAWAHEIEEMLGGMGLNSIESLRGNRDKLRAVGLNQNELDTLGVKSAGR, encoded by the coding sequence TTGGCCTTCGCTCCCATAAACAAGAACTACCACGACTTTCACGTCGTCAGGGACAAGGACGCCTGCATCAATTGCCAGGTGTGCGTGCGTCAGTGCTCCTACGGCGTGCACTACTGGGATGAGGCGCGCCAGTGCGTGCGGCACGACAACACCAAGTGCATCGGGTGCCATCGGTGCGAGGCCCTGTGCCCCACCCAGGCCCTGCTCATCCAGGAGAAGCCCTCCGCCTTCAAGCCCAACGCCCTGTGGCGGCCGGTGTTCATAAAGAACATCTACAAGCAGGCCGACACCGGAGGCGTTCTCCTTGCGGGCATGGGTTCCCCCGTAGACATCCCTGTCTACTGGGACAAACTTTTGCTGGACGCCAGCCAGGTCACCAACCCCTCCATCGACCCGCTGCGCGAGCCCATGGAGCTGCGTACCTTCCTCGGAGCCAAGCCCACGCGCCTGGAGTTCGAGGAGACCGCTGACGGGCCGAAACTGAAGACCGAGCTCAAGCCCAACATCAAGCTGGACATTCCCATCATGTTCTCGGCCATGAGCTTCGGGTCCATCAACTTCAATCTGCACATAGCCATGGCCCGCGCCGCCACCGAAGTGGGCACCTACTACAATACCGGTGAAGGCGGCCTGCACGAAAGCCTCTACAAGTACGGCAAGAACACCATCGTGCAGGTGGCTTCGGGACGCTTCGGCGTGCACCGCGACTACCTGAACGCGGGCGCGGCCATCGAGATAAAAATCGGCCAGGGCGCCAAGCCCGGCATCGGCGGCCACCTGCCCGGCGAGAAGATCACCGCCAGGGTCTCCGAGACACGCATGGTGCCGTTAGGCTCCGACGCCATCTCCCCGGCCCCGCACCACGACATCTACTCCATCGAGGACCTCCACCAGCTCATCTACGCGCTGAAGGAGGCCAGCGACTACAAGGTGCCCGTGTCCGTGAAGATCGCGGCCGTGCACAACGTGGCCGCCATCGCCTCAGGGATAGTCCGCGCCGGAGCGGACATCGTGGCCATCGACGGCATTCGCGGCGGCACCGGCGCGGCCCCGGCCATGATCCGCGACAACGTGGGCATCCCCATCGAGCTGGCCCTGGCCTCCGTGGACCAGCGCCTGCGCGACGAAGGCATCAGGAACGACGCCTCCATCGTCATTGCCGGCGGCACCCGCTGCTCGGCGGACGTGGTCAAGGCCATCGCCCTGGGCGCGGACGCGGTCTACATCGCCACCGCGGCCCTGCTGGCCGTGGGCTGCACCCTGTGCGCCCGCTGCTACACCGGCAAGTGCCCCTGGGGCATCGCCACCAACGACCTCTACCTGGCCAAGCGCCAGAACCCCGATATCGCCGCCAAGAAGATGGCCAACCTCATGAAGGCCTGGGCGCACGAAATCGAGGAGATGCTTGGCGGCATGGGGCTCAACTCCATCGAGAGCCTGCGCGGCAACCGCGACAAGCTCCGGGCCGTGGGCTTAAACCAGAACGAGCTGGACACCCTGGGCGTCAAGAGCGCCGGGAGGTAG
- a CDS encoding MoaD/ThiS family protein: MPSTIELRAFMDLVGLFRERGWSNPKQVDVQEKMSGIELLELLGIPQEMVEVIFVNGRAHTPSLAEVAGGDRVALAPPGVPGPYRVLLGFKNMG; the protein is encoded by the coding sequence GTGCCGTCGACTATCGAACTCCGTGCCTTTATGGACCTTGTCGGTTTGTTTCGGGAAAGAGGCTGGAGCAATCCGAAGCAGGTTGATGTCCAAGAAAAAATGTCCGGCATTGAACTGCTGGAACTTCTTGGAATCCCACAGGAAATGGTCGAGGTTATTTTCGTCAACGGCAGGGCCCACACCCCCTCCTTGGCCGAAGTGGCCGGTGGGGACAGGGTTGCCTTGGCCCCTCCCGGGGTTCCTGGTCCGTATCGCGTTCTGCTCGGCTTCAAGAACATGGGATGA
- a CDS encoding EF-hand domain-containing protein, whose translation MRRSLLVFALAGILALFVTAAFAQNPDHHPLFDKMDTNKDGFLTKEEIQKRFPKFTDEMMKQADTNGDGKLTVAEWRTFAKAKRAEHRGGANMM comes from the coding sequence ATGCGTCGTAGTCTTCTTGTATTCGCCCTGGCCGGTATCCTCGCACTGTTTGTTACCGCAGCTTTCGCCCAAAACCCGGATCATCATCCGCTGTTCGACAAGATGGACACCAACAAGGACGGCTTTTTGACCAAGGAAGAGATTCAGAAGCGGTTCCCCAAGTTCACGGACGAGATGATGAAACAGGCCGACACCAACGGAGACGGCAAGCTGACCGTCGCGGAGTGGCGGACCTTCGCCAAGGCCAAACGGGCCGAACACAGGGGCGGCGCCAACATGATGTAG
- a CDS encoding carbonic anhydrase gives MKDIAKFLSGFKEFQRTYFCGDDQIFSGLKENQNPKVLVVACSDSRVDPAILTGCEPGDMFVVRNVANLVPPYEKHPGHHGVSAAVEYAVKVLQVEHVIVLGHSGCGGIQALMTPDRENLGEFIAPWVKIAEPALREVSEKLPEKDPDVRQCACEQAAVLVSLENLLTFPWIFDRVMTERLYLHGWYFDMQRGELLSYLPETGTFEPLVARCESKR, from the coding sequence ATGAAGGATATCGCCAAGTTCCTCTCCGGCTTCAAGGAATTCCAGCGCACCTACTTCTGCGGTGACGACCAGATATTCTCCGGCCTCAAAGAAAACCAGAACCCCAAAGTCCTGGTCGTCGCCTGTTCCGACTCCCGGGTGGACCCGGCCATCCTCACCGGGTGCGAGCCCGGCGACATGTTCGTTGTCCGCAACGTGGCCAACCTGGTCCCCCCCTACGAGAAGCACCCCGGCCACCACGGCGTGAGCGCGGCAGTCGAATACGCGGTCAAGGTTCTCCAGGTGGAGCATGTCATCGTGCTCGGCCACTCAGGGTGCGGCGGCATCCAGGCTCTCATGACTCCTGACCGCGAGAACTTGGGCGAGTTCATCGCCCCCTGGGTGAAGATAGCTGAACCCGCCCTGCGCGAAGTCTCCGAGAAGCTCCCTGAGAAGGACCCTGACGTGCGCCAGTGCGCCTGCGAGCAGGCCGCCGTGCTCGTATCGCTCGAGAACCTGCTCACCTTCCCCTGGATCTTCGACCGGGTCATGACCGAGAGGCTCTACCTGCACGGCTGGTACTTCGACATGCAGCGCGGGGAGCTGTTGAGCTACCTGCCCGAGACCGGCACGTTCGAGCCCCTGGTGGCTCGTTGCGAATCGAAGCGGTAG
- a CDS encoding NAD(P)/FAD-dependent oxidoreductase produces the protein MKYVIVGNGVASVGAIEGIRRKDPDGEIMVISEENSPTYGRPLISYLLAGKIGPERMQLRPVTFYDKNKVKMILGTKVTGIDTKAKKVATADGHSYGYDKLLVATGGVPFIPPLPGKDGPGVYSFTTLAHAETLIDVARNCKNVVVIGGGLIGLKAAESLHDRGVKISIVELAPRVLSAAFDDKAGNLVAKRLEEVGITVHCGTQATEIKRGADGKVQGVTLKNGEFLPCQAVVIAIGVVPASDLAKTAGINVDRGIVVDDMLASSDPDVFAAGDVAQAKDLILDENRVVPIWPNAFNQGFYAGKNMAGAESPYTGGLAMNAIAFYGLPTVSVGVVNQAVSEPGIEVADTLDEEHGTYRKLVFKDEKLIGYVLLGEIDIAGVYTGFIRFKFPLDAETKDKLINGQPSILQWPEGFFDEQFNPVGAQEIV, from the coding sequence ATGAAATATGTGATCGTGGGCAACGGCGTGGCCAGCGTGGGCGCCATCGAAGGCATCCGCAGGAAGGACCCCGACGGAGAGATCATGGTCATCTCCGAGGAGAACTCCCCCACCTACGGCCGTCCGCTCATCTCCTACCTGTTGGCCGGAAAGATCGGTCCTGAGCGCATGCAGCTTCGGCCCGTCACCTTCTACGACAAGAACAAGGTGAAGATGATCCTGGGCACCAAGGTGACCGGCATCGACACCAAGGCCAAGAAAGTGGCCACCGCAGACGGGCACAGCTACGGCTACGACAAGCTCCTTGTTGCCACCGGCGGCGTCCCGTTCATTCCGCCCCTGCCCGGCAAGGACGGCCCCGGCGTGTACAGCTTCACCACCCTGGCCCATGCCGAGACGCTCATCGACGTGGCCAGGAACTGCAAGAACGTGGTGGTCATCGGCGGCGGGCTCATCGGTTTGAAGGCCGCTGAATCCCTCCACGACAGGGGCGTGAAGATCTCCATCGTGGAACTGGCCCCCCGGGTGCTCTCGGCCGCCTTCGACGACAAGGCCGGCAACCTGGTGGCCAAGCGCCTGGAAGAGGTGGGCATCACGGTCCACTGCGGAACCCAGGCTACAGAGATAAAGCGCGGTGCCGACGGCAAGGTCCAGGGCGTCACCCTGAAGAACGGCGAGTTTCTTCCCTGCCAGGCCGTGGTCATCGCCATCGGCGTGGTGCCCGCCTCGGATCTGGCCAAGACCGCCGGAATAAACGTGGACAGGGGCATCGTGGTCGACGACATGCTTGCCTCGTCCGATCCCGACGTGTTCGCGGCCGGAGACGTGGCCCAGGCCAAGGACCTCATCCTGGATGAAAACCGGGTGGTGCCCATCTGGCCCAATGCCTTCAACCAGGGCTTCTACGCGGGCAAGAACATGGCCGGGGCGGAGAGCCCCTACACGGGCGGCCTGGCCATGAACGCCATCGCCTTCTACGGGCTGCCCACAGTAAGCGTGGGCGTGGTCAACCAGGCCGTAAGCGAGCCCGGCATCGAAGTGGCCGACACCCTGGACGAAGAGCACGGCACCTACCGCAAGCTTGTCTTCAAGGACGAAAAGCTCATCGGCTACGTGTTGCTCGGCGAGATTGACATCGCCGGGGTCTACACCGGGTTCATCCGCTTCAAATTCCCCCTGGACGCCGAGACCAAGGACAAGCTCATCAATGGCCAGCCCTCCATCCTTCAGTGGCCGGAAGGCTTTTTTGACGAGCAGTTCAACCCCGTCGGCGCGCAAGAGATCGTTTAA
- a CDS encoding aldehyde ferredoxin oxidoreductase: MAKFIRVDMGTKKATIAECPEQYAGLAGRGLTSIFIANEVKPTCHPLGKNNKLIFAPGFLTGTSAVNSGRLSCGAKSPLTGGIKESNTGGTFSQKMSKLDIKAIVFEGLPAEDKYYVVHVTANGVTIDDAPSEIIGMGNYDAIKVLQAKYGPKAGVAIIGAAGEMKLTAANISFADPESNIRSAGRGGLGAVMGSKKIKAVVIDDTGAPGVTIANPDAFKSAAKRFTTALTTHPVTGQGLPKYGTNVLINIMNEAGGLPTKNFRCGRNEWANNVGGETMAAIIEERGGKTTHGCHAGCIIRCSQHYVDKQGKYITSGFEYETIWALGADAAIDDLDAIAYADREFDEVGVDSIETAVAVAVAMDAGIIPWGDGKKALELIKEIRKGTPLGRILGCGAAAVGQMYGLTRVPVVKNQAIPAYDPRAVKGVGITYATSPMGADHTAGYAVATNILKVGGFVDPLAKEGQVELSRNLQIATAAVDSTGMCLFIAFAILDIADGFNALVDMINARYNLSLTGDDVTALGKTILKAERDFNQRAGFTNAHDRLPEFFEEPCPPHNAIWDFTDEEIDEVFNF, encoded by the coding sequence ATGGCTAAGTTCATTCGGGTGGATATGGGCACGAAGAAGGCGACCATCGCCGAGTGCCCCGAACAATACGCAGGCCTGGCCGGTCGCGGGCTTACCTCCATCTTCATCGCCAACGAAGTGAAGCCCACCTGTCATCCCCTGGGCAAAAACAACAAGCTGATCTTCGCTCCCGGCTTTCTCACCGGCACCAGCGCGGTCAACTCCGGCAGGCTGTCCTGCGGCGCCAAGAGCCCGCTGACCGGCGGCATCAAGGAAAGCAACACCGGCGGCACCTTCTCCCAGAAGATGTCCAAGTTGGACATAAAGGCCATCGTGTTTGAGGGCCTTCCGGCCGAAGACAAGTACTATGTGGTACATGTCACCGCCAACGGCGTGACTATCGACGATGCTCCCTCCGAGATCATCGGCATGGGCAATTACGACGCGATAAAGGTCCTGCAAGCCAAGTACGGCCCCAAAGCCGGCGTGGCCATCATCGGCGCGGCTGGCGAAATGAAGCTTACTGCGGCCAACATTTCCTTCGCCGACCCTGAGAGCAACATCCGCAGCGCCGGACGCGGTGGCCTGGGCGCCGTCATGGGCTCCAAGAAGATCAAGGCCGTGGTCATCGACGACACCGGCGCCCCCGGCGTCACCATCGCCAATCCGGACGCGTTCAAGAGCGCGGCCAAGCGTTTCACCACCGCCCTCACCACCCATCCGGTCACCGGTCAGGGCCTGCCCAAGTACGGTACCAACGTGCTCATTAACATCATGAACGAAGCCGGCGGCCTGCCCACCAAGAACTTCCGCTGCGGCCGCAACGAGTGGGCCAACAACGTCGGCGGCGAGACCATGGCCGCCATCATCGAAGAGCGCGGTGGCAAGACCACCCACGGCTGCCACGCCGGGTGCATCATCCGCTGCTCCCAGCACTATGTGGACAAGCAGGGGAAATACATCACCAGCGGCTTCGAATACGAGACCATCTGGGCGCTCGGAGCCGACGCGGCCATCGACGACCTTGACGCCATCGCCTACGCCGACCGCGAATTCGACGAGGTGGGCGTTGATTCCATCGAGACCGCCGTGGCCGTGGCCGTGGCCATGGATGCCGGAATCATTCCCTGGGGCGATGGGAAAAAGGCCCTCGAACTCATCAAAGAAATCCGCAAAGGCACCCCCCTCGGCAGGATTCTCGGCTGCGGCGCCGCCGCTGTCGGCCAGATGTACGGCCTTACCAGGGTGCCTGTGGTGAAAAACCAGGCCATCCCGGCCTACGACCCGCGCGCGGTCAAGGGCGTCGGCATCACCTACGCCACGAGCCCCATGGGCGCTGACCACACCGCCGGGTATGCCGTGGCCACCAACATCCTGAAGGTTGGCGGTTTCGTGGACCCGCTCGCCAAGGAAGGCCAGGTGGAGTTGTCGCGCAATCTGCAGATCGCCACTGCCGCCGTGGACAGCACCGGCATGTGCCTGTTCATCGCGTTCGCCATCCTAGACATTGCCGACGGCTTCAACGCCCTGGTCGACATGATAAACGCCCGCTACAACCTCTCCCTGACCGGAGACGACGTCACGGCGCTTGGCAAGACCATTCTTAAGGCTGAACGCGATTTCAACCAGCGGGCGGGCTTCACCAACGCTCACGACCGGCTGCCGGAGTTCTTCGAAGAGCCGTGCCCGCCGCACAATGCGATTTGGGACTTCACGGATGAGGAAATCGACGAGGTGTTCAACTTCTAG
- a CDS encoding ThiF family adenylyltransferase, with translation MGTGLRLAEITALEQGIIPERYLRNFKTFDCAAQARLLNTKVAMVGLGGLGGHILDGLARLGFGIISAADHDVFEPSNLNRQLLATQNSIGASKAGTAKARLDEVNPAVELHVRQLYVEPEDFEEFYAGVDIAIDALGGAACRPAAERGAAKAGVPLITAAVAGWTLLAATVLPGGKGPAGYFCPETKAKKPSAEDSLGCLTPAIHVAAGLVLAEAVRIALGKPPQLGGPGGRMVAMDLERMSLERFSLPT, from the coding sequence ATGGGCACGGGCCTGCGCCTGGCCGAGATCACAGCCTTGGAACAAGGCATCATCCCCGAACGCTACCTGCGCAACTTCAAGACCTTCGACTGCGCCGCTCAAGCCAGGCTTCTGAACACCAAGGTGGCCATGGTGGGCCTGGGCGGCCTGGGCGGGCACATCCTGGACGGCCTGGCCCGGCTGGGCTTCGGCATCATCTCCGCCGCTGATCACGACGTGTTCGAGCCCTCCAACCTGAATCGCCAGCTCCTGGCCACCCAGAACTCCATCGGCGCATCCAAGGCGGGCACTGCCAAGGCCCGGCTGGACGAGGTGAACCCGGCCGTGGAGCTTCACGTCCGCCAGCTCTACGTGGAACCGGAGGATTTTGAAGAATTCTACGCGGGCGTGGACATCGCCATCGATGCCCTGGGCGGCGCGGCCTGCCGCCCGGCGGCCGAACGCGGCGCGGCCAAGGCGGGCGTGCCTTTGATAACCGCTGCCGTGGCGGGCTGGACCCTGCTCGCAGCCACGGTTCTGCCCGGAGGCAAAGGTCCGGCCGGGTATTTCTGCCCGGAGACGAAAGCCAAGAAGCCTTCCGCCGAGGATTCGCTCGGCTGCCTGACCCCGGCCATCCACGTTGCCGCTGGCCTGGTGCTGGCCGAAGCCGTGAGGATCGCCCTGGGCAAGCCCCCGCAGCTCGGGGGACCAGGCGGGCGCATGGTTGCCATGGACCTGGAACGCATGAGCCTGGAGCGGTTTTCGTTGCCGACATGA
- a CDS encoding nucleotidyl transferase AbiEii/AbiGii toxin family protein: MGYPQAMQLDYEGLFTALNKAGIQYLLTGGVAVNFHGLPRMTYDVDLIVLLEKENLEKLTALLEGLGYRPRLPVPATELANPAKRAEWQREKGLLAFTFQHPSQPMAEVDVMLDAPAPFEELMTRRQDMPFGQTTVPLIAREDLIASKLVSPRQQDICDVEALRKLEKCS, encoded by the coding sequence TTGGGTTATCCACAAGCCATGCAGCTCGACTACGAAGGTCTTTTCACTGCCTTGAACAAGGCCGGGATCCAATACCTGCTTACGGGTGGAGTGGCGGTGAATTTTCACGGTCTCCCCCGCATGACCTACGATGTTGATCTGATCGTGCTGCTGGAGAAGGAGAATCTGGAGAAACTGACTGCCCTACTGGAAGGACTCGGCTACCGCCCAAGGCTCCCGGTTCCTGCCACGGAGTTAGCCAACCCTGCCAAACGCGCGGAGTGGCAACGCGAAAAAGGGCTTTTGGCTTTCACTTTCCAGCATCCCAGCCAGCCCATGGCCGAGGTGGATGTGATGCTGGACGCGCCCGCGCCCTTCGAGGAGCTGATGACCCGGCGCCAGGACATGCCTTTCGGACAGACCACGGTCCCGCTCATTGCCCGTGAGGACCTCATAGCCAGCAAGCTCGTATCTCCAAGGCAGCAAGATATCTGCGATGTCGAGGCGCTGCGCAAATTGGAGAAATGCTCGTGA
- the yajC gene encoding preprotein translocase subunit YajC, which translates to MMLTSVAYAMGQMPAGADGGQGGGLMSFLPLVLMFVIFYFLLIRPQQKKQKEMREMLKQLKRGDKILTGGGIYGRIESITDDKVNVEIAPNVVITVMRSYVAGLADMAQAPAKKDDKKAAKADEKKEDKPEEKK; encoded by the coding sequence ATGATGCTGACCAGCGTGGCGTACGCCATGGGCCAGATGCCTGCGGGAGCCGACGGCGGACAGGGTGGCGGTCTGATGTCTTTCCTGCCGCTCGTTTTGATGTTCGTCATCTTCTACTTCCTGCTTATCCGCCCCCAGCAGAAGAAGCAGAAGGAAATGCGCGAGATGCTCAAGCAGCTCAAGCGCGGCGACAAGATTCTCACCGGCGGTGGCATCTACGGACGCATCGAATCGATCACCGACGACAAGGTGAACGTGGAGATCGCCCCCAACGTCGTCATCACCGTCATGCGCAGCTACGTGGCCGGACTCGCCGACATGGCCCAGGCCCCTGCCAAGAAAGACGACAAGAAGGCCGCCAAAGCCGACGAGAAGAAGGAAGACAAGCCGGAAGAAAAGAAGTAA
- a CDS encoding glutamine amidotransferase family protein → MKAPERYYDFEKDISGCGVFGVINTKRELIPGSMPIQAMCTMHDRGNGLGGGFAAYGIYPDHADKYAFHVMADTQDGLDSAEELIKKFFTTHESQPIPTKPTLAIKNPPLVWRYFLSPKQGVDRPMWRTNDEKDYIVNVIMHINKKTPAFVFSSGKNMGAFKGVGFPEDIAEFFRLDEYKAYIWTGHNRFPTNTPGWWGGAHPFTLLDWSIVHNGEISSYGINRRYLCEHDYECTLMTDTEVVAYELDMLVRKHGLSLRMASWVFAPPFWDEIDRMPADQKKAFEALRMVYGSALLNGPFAILVSDGKCLMGLNDRIKLRPLLVAESGNNVFMSSEESSIRDVCRELDTVWAPKAGEPVIVHLED, encoded by the coding sequence ATGAAGGCTCCAGAAAGATATTACGACTTTGAGAAGGACATCTCGGGCTGCGGCGTCTTCGGCGTCATCAACACCAAGCGCGAGCTGATCCCGGGTTCCATGCCCATCCAGGCGATGTGCACCATGCACGACCGCGGCAACGGTCTGGGCGGCGGCTTCGCGGCCTACGGCATTTATCCGGACCACGCCGACAAGTACGCCTTCCACGTCATGGCAGACACCCAGGACGGGCTCGACTCGGCCGAGGAACTCATCAAAAAGTTCTTCACCACCCACGAGTCCCAGCCCATTCCCACCAAGCCCACCCTGGCCATCAAGAACCCGCCCCTCGTGTGGCGCTACTTCTTGTCGCCCAAGCAGGGCGTGGACAGGCCCATGTGGCGCACCAATGACGAGAAGGACTACATCGTCAACGTCATCATGCACATCAACAAGAAGACCCCGGCCTTCGTCTTCTCCTCGGGCAAGAACATGGGCGCCTTCAAGGGCGTCGGCTTCCCCGAGGACATCGCCGAGTTCTTCCGCCTGGACGAATACAAGGCCTACATCTGGACCGGGCACAACCGCTTCCCCACCAACACTCCGGGCTGGTGGGGCGGGGCGCACCCGTTCACCCTGCTGGACTGGTCCATCGTGCACAACGGCGAGATCAGTTCCTACGGCATCAACCGCCGTTACCTGTGCGAGCACGACTACGAGTGCACGCTCATGACCGACACCGAGGTGGTGGCCTACGAGCTGGACATGCTGGTGCGCAAGCACGGCCTGTCTCTGCGCATGGCCAGCTGGGTGTTCGCTCCCCCGTTCTGGGACGAGATAGACCGCATGCCCGCCGACCAGAAAAAGGCCTTCGAGGCCCTGCGCATGGTCTACGGTTCGGCTCTGCTCAACGGTCCCTTCGCCATCCTTGTTTCCGACGGCAAATGCCTGATGGGCTTAAACGACCGCATCAAGCTTCGTCCGCTCCTGGTGGCCGAAAGCGGGAACAACGTGTTCATGTCCAGCGAGGAATCCTCCATCCGCGACGTATGCCGCGAGCTGGACACCGTCTGGGCCCCCAAGGCGGGCGAACCCGTCATCGTGCATTTGGAAGACTAA